One window of the Lycorma delicatula isolate Av1 chromosome 3, ASM4794821v1, whole genome shotgun sequence genome contains the following:
- the LOC142321688 gene encoding alpha-tocopherol transfer protein-like isoform X1: protein MYLETMTEERIINTLKENGMTAVELKSIILILKEWLQQQHHLPQYMSEQELQYFLWGSKCSLEKSKQKLDAYFTMRYLIPEFFSNRDPCTEKMVLHRRTVHLFPLPRLTADGYRVFYSGLHPSASNFCHLTHCRSLVNLTDYCVSNDSITNGTYIIIDGKNITFKLLKQFPTSQFLKASSYVTEVLPLRLKGIFFINTPSVFDYITAIFFPFLSQKIRERIHQFTDHTELYKFIDKKILPQEFGGEEASIEELNDVWQKNIESFKEWLMNEGSLQPDESKRPEKSKSKYSDLFGVEGSFRKIQID, encoded by the exons ATGTATTTAGAAACAATGACTGAAGAACGaattataaacacattaaaagaaaatggaatgACTGCAGTTGAATTAAAATCCATAATCTTAATACTTAAAGAATGGCTACAACAACAACATCATTTACCTCAATACATGA GTGAAcaagaattacagtattttttgtgGGGCAGTAAATGTAGTttggaaaaaagtaaacaaaaattagatgCTTATTTTACAATGAGATATCTGATACCTGAGTTTTTTTCCAATAGAGATCCATGTACGGAAAAAATGGTGCTTCATAGAAGAACAGT GCATCTTTTTCCACTTCCACGGCTAACAGCAGATGGCTACCGAGTATTTTACAGTGGATTACATCCTTCGGCCAGTAATTTCTGCCACTTAACTCATTGCAGAAGTTTAGTAAACTTGACTGATTATTGTGTATCAAATGATTCTATAACAAATGGAACATACATAATAATagatggaaaaaatataacttttaaactcTTAAAACAATTCCCAACATCACAGTTCCTGAAAGCATCATCTTATGTCACT GAGGTATTACCATTGCGCCTGAAAGGAATCTTTTTCATTAATACGCCATCAGTTTTTGATTAcattactgcaattttttttccatttttatcacaGAAAATACGAGAACGA ATACATCAATTTACTGATCATACAGAACTGTACAAATTCATTGATAAGAAGATATTACCGCAAGAATTTGGTGGAGAAGAAGCAAGCATTGAAGAATTAAATG ATGTCTGgcaaaaaaatatagaatcttTTAAGGAATGGCTCATGAATGAAGGATCCCTGCAACCTGATGAGAGCAAACGTCCAGAAAAAAGTAAATCTAAGTATTCAGATTTGTTTGGAGTAGAAGGAAGTTtcagaaaaatacaaatagaCTAA
- the LOC142321688 gene encoding uncharacterized protein LOC142321688 isoform X2 — MYLETMTEERIINTLKENGMTAVELKSIILILKEWLQQQHHLPQYMSEQELQYFLWGSKCSLEKSKQKLDAYFTMRYLIPEFFSNRDPCTEKMVLHRRTVHLFPLPRLTADGYRVFYSGLHPSASNFCHLTHCRSLVNLTDYCVSNDSITNGTYIIIDGKNITFKLLKQFPTSQFLKASSYVTIHQFTDHTELYKFIDKKILPQEFGGEEASIEELNDVWQKNIESFKEWLMNEGSLQPDESKRPEKSKSKYSDLFGVEGSFRKIQID; from the exons ATGTATTTAGAAACAATGACTGAAGAACGaattataaacacattaaaagaaaatggaatgACTGCAGTTGAATTAAAATCCATAATCTTAATACTTAAAGAATGGCTACAACAACAACATCATTTACCTCAATACATGA GTGAAcaagaattacagtattttttgtgGGGCAGTAAATGTAGTttggaaaaaagtaaacaaaaattagatgCTTATTTTACAATGAGATATCTGATACCTGAGTTTTTTTCCAATAGAGATCCATGTACGGAAAAAATGGTGCTTCATAGAAGAACAGT GCATCTTTTTCCACTTCCACGGCTAACAGCAGATGGCTACCGAGTATTTTACAGTGGATTACATCCTTCGGCCAGTAATTTCTGCCACTTAACTCATTGCAGAAGTTTAGTAAACTTGACTGATTATTGTGTATCAAATGATTCTATAACAAATGGAACATACATAATAATagatggaaaaaatataacttttaaactcTTAAAACAATTCCCAACATCACAGTTCCTGAAAGCATCATCTTATGTCACT ATACATCAATTTACTGATCATACAGAACTGTACAAATTCATTGATAAGAAGATATTACCGCAAGAATTTGGTGGAGAAGAAGCAAGCATTGAAGAATTAAATG ATGTCTGgcaaaaaaatatagaatcttTTAAGGAATGGCTCATGAATGAAGGATCCCTGCAACCTGATGAGAGCAAACGTCCAGAAAAAAGTAAATCTAAGTATTCAGATTTGTTTGGAGTAGAAGGAAGTTtcagaaaaatacaaatagaCTAA